In Pedobacter sp. MC2016-14, the following proteins share a genomic window:
- a CDS encoding SIR2 family protein: MEKTILYGNGLNYLSKDATGWTELLDILMRDDKFDMSFLPNIMTYERIRLNWNKSTDTIHLKSKISDLLKNQPTNEFYGKILNLGVKNFLSTNYDYAINKAWADLTEVNNSSEDLYSIRRNTSLLKDGKEIAKIWNIHGEIRQPKSIMLGLNHYCGSIGKINGYLKGTYDFRDKGQKQDILSIDDKLKSNTFDKYSWIELFFNTNVHIAGFGLDFSEIDLWWILNKRARLKEDNLVKNKVFYYTKPIEEVTKEVDVEMRRREMLEAFDVTIYTISTKEGYEHQWNNIIEHIKSS; this comes from the coding sequence ATGGAAAAAACGATTCTTTATGGAAATGGCTTAAATTATCTTAGTAAAGATGCGACAGGATGGACAGAGCTTTTGGATATTTTGATGAGAGATGACAAGTTTGATATGAGCTTTCTGCCAAATATAATGACCTATGAAAGAATTAGGTTAAATTGGAATAAATCGACTGATACAATACATTTAAAATCTAAGATTTCTGATCTCCTCAAAAATCAACCAACAAATGAATTTTATGGGAAGATTTTGAATTTGGGTGTCAAAAATTTTTTATCAACAAACTATGATTATGCCATAAATAAAGCTTGGGCTGATCTCACAGAGGTAAATAATAGTAGTGAAGACTTGTATAGTATAAGAAGAAATACTTCTCTTTTAAAAGATGGAAAAGAAATTGCTAAAATATGGAATATTCATGGAGAAATCCGCCAACCTAAGTCTATTATGCTTGGATTAAATCATTATTGTGGTTCTATTGGCAAGATTAATGGTTACTTAAAAGGGACATATGATTTTAGGGACAAGGGGCAAAAGCAAGACATATTGTCGATTGATGATAAATTGAAATCAAACACTTTTGATAAGTATTCTTGGATAGAACTATTTTTTAATACTAATGTACACATTGCAGGTTTTGGGCTTGATTTCAGTGAAATTGACCTGTGGTGGATTTTAAATAAGAGAGCTCGACTTAAAGAAGATAATTTAGTGAAAAATAAAGTGTTTTATTACACCAAGCCGATTGAAGAGGTTACTAAAGAAGTTGATGTAGAAATGCGAAGAAGGGAAATGTTGGAAGCGTTTGATGTAACAATATATACTATATCAACAAAAGAAGGTTATGAACATCAATGGAATAACATAATTGAGCACATTAAGTCTAGCTAA
- a CDS encoding SIR2 family protein, translating into MSDYLDIATSLHTNSLTLFVGTGFSKYITNGKAPSWLELLVDCARAIDKNDKLLNQLFNSNSSGEIKEAIYDLTICAQILESEFLRKRRSIKEEISNIIRKNINEKTIDKDKLSHLQSFFQEHPNINIVTTNYDTIFSDYIIPITSRIVIEGSIIPRINSGQNIYHIHGCVNKPESIILTINDYYNFQNSNNYFSRKFFTLLQETTVAILGYSLGDFNLNSILNEVKNSKNESFRRTEIYYVTKDSISDVIEKFYSMTYGIKVIQNTDTHTFFDLIERKYDKAKGLIDSVEDLKDVIAGTHYYTDEFLKLKLSLTNILLQASSLGIDSRDMSFLKTLIFLLKKKRQFTRENNAWTQYEHLADWLIEIASIITIKGSEFEKDFCEIAKYSLSNASKEWYKGYSWHAWQAWRSRWHEMKLENQIMVEDIIETNSWPSCSEIPAILD; encoded by the coding sequence ATGAGTGATTACCTCGATATTGCAACATCTTTACATACGAATTCATTGACTCTTTTTGTTGGAACAGGGTTTAGTAAATACATAACTAATGGTAAGGCTCCAAGCTGGTTGGAGTTGCTTGTGGATTGCGCAAGAGCAATAGATAAAAATGACAAATTATTAAATCAATTATTTAATTCCAATTCTTCTGGAGAAATAAAAGAAGCGATTTATGACTTAACTATCTGTGCCCAGATTTTAGAAAGTGAATTTCTTCGAAAACGAAGAAGTATTAAAGAGGAAATCTCTAATATTATAAGAAAGAATATAAATGAAAAGACTATAGACAAAGATAAACTAAGCCATTTGCAATCTTTTTTTCAAGAACACCCTAATATCAATATAGTAACCACAAATTATGATACAATTTTTTCGGATTATATAATTCCCATTACAAGTAGAATAGTAATTGAAGGGAGTATCATTCCCCGAATTAATTCTGGCCAAAATATATATCACATACACGGTTGTGTAAATAAACCGGAAAGCATTATACTGACTATCAATGATTATTATAATTTTCAAAATTCAAACAATTACTTCTCAAGAAAATTTTTCACCTTACTTCAAGAAACTACAGTAGCCATCCTGGGCTATTCGTTAGGAGATTTCAATTTGAATTCTATTTTGAACGAAGTTAAAAATTCAAAAAATGAATCTTTTAGAAGAACTGAAATTTATTATGTGACAAAAGATTCAATTTCGGATGTTATTGAAAAATTTTATTCAATGACATACGGAATAAAGGTCATTCAGAATACTGATACTCACACGTTTTTTGATTTAATTGAAAGGAAGTATGATAAGGCTAAAGGTCTTATCGATTCTGTAGAGGATTTGAAAGACGTTATTGCAGGAACACATTATTACACAGATGAGTTTTTGAAATTGAAGTTATCATTGACCAATATTCTTCTTCAAGCATCTAGTTTAGGAATTGATAGTAGGGATATGAGTTTTCTTAAAACTTTGATTTTCTTATTAAAAAAGAAACGTCAGTTTACGAGAGAGAATAATGCTTGGACTCAATATGAACATCTTGCAGACTGGCTGATTGAGATTGCCTCGATTATCACCATTAAGGGGTCGGAGTTTGAAAAAGATTTTTGTGAGATAGCTAAGTATTCCTTAAGTAACGCGAGCAAGGAGTGGTACAAAGGTTATTCTTGGCATGCATGGCAAGCATGGCGCAGTCGTTGGCACGAAATGAAATTAGAGAATCAAATTATGGTTGAAGATATAATTGAAACTAATTCTTGGCCATCATGCTCTGAAATTCCAGCAATATTAGATTAG
- a CDS encoding Arm DNA-binding domain-containing protein: MNGNRAEVTTGRSCEPSQWNTISGRSNGKKEEVKSFNVYLDDLQNKVFEAHRQLTEKDDPITAERLRDQFQGR, from the coding sequence GTGAACGGCAACCGTGCGGAAGTTACCACTGGCCGTAGTTGTGAACCTTCACAATGGAATACGATATCAGGTCGTAGTAATGGCAAAAAAGAAGAAGTAAAGTCTTTTAACGTTTATCTGGACGACCTACAAAACAAAGTATTCGAAGCACATCGGCAATTAACAGAAAAAGACGATCCCATCACTGCCGAGAGATTACGAGATCAGTTTCAGGGAAGATAG
- a CDS encoding DUF4917 family protein — protein MQLNELITYQEVVSSLNKKRKKHLLFGNGFSMAYDSNIFSYNALSKFIDEIGDPVVQKLFESLNTKNFELIMQQLDNFCEIANIFSDDAELVPKIKAVIEKLKNSLIDAVKELHPEHVFKMPIEKVQSCQKFLSEYLSKDGLVFSTNYDLLVYWVLMRTGTENSIDGFGRDLETEIESGVSVPQNELQYSELRWGKHKSSQTINYLHGSLPIFDNGIDIIKVEYDTEHFLLENIKERIKKKEYPIFVTAGNGQEKLTHIMHNKYLSFCYEKLCNIEGSLVTFGFNFGEYDSHIIEAINIAAKSGRRVREKLWSVYIGVYSQEGLDHILKIKSKFKCKIIPYNAKTANTWSQ, from the coding sequence ATGCAGTTAAATGAATTAATTACCTACCAAGAGGTTGTCTCATCTCTTAATAAGAAAAGAAAAAAACATCTGCTATTCGGCAATGGCTTTAGCATGGCATATGACAGTAATATATTTTCATACAATGCTTTGAGTAAATTTATTGACGAGATAGGCGATCCAGTAGTTCAAAAATTATTTGAGAGTCTTAATACCAAAAATTTTGAACTAATAATGCAACAACTCGATAATTTTTGTGAGATAGCCAATATCTTTAGCGATGATGCTGAACTCGTTCCTAAAATTAAAGCAGTTATAGAAAAATTGAAAAACAGCCTCATAGATGCGGTCAAAGAACTTCATCCCGAACACGTTTTTAAGATGCCAATTGAAAAGGTACAATCTTGCCAAAAGTTCTTAAGTGAATACTTATCAAAAGACGGATTGGTATTTTCAACTAATTATGATTTACTAGTTTACTGGGTATTAATGCGAACTGGAACTGAAAACTCTATTGATGGCTTCGGTAGAGATTTAGAAACCGAAATAGAATCAGGGGTGTCTGTTCCACAAAATGAACTGCAATATTCTGAATTGCGATGGGGAAAGCATAAATCGTCTCAAACCATCAATTACCTTCATGGTTCACTTCCTATTTTCGATAATGGGATTGATATTATTAAGGTTGAATATGATACAGAACATTTCTTACTTGAGAATATTAAAGAAAGGATAAAAAAAAAGGAATACCCAATTTTTGTGACTGCGGGAAATGGACAAGAAAAATTGACCCACATTATGCATAACAAATATTTATCTTTTTGTTATGAAAAGTTATGCAACATTGAAGGTTCATTGGTAACATTTGGTTTTAATTTTGGCGAATACGATTCTCATATAATTGAGGCTATAAATATAGCGGCAAAAAGTGGCAGGAGGGTTAGGGAAAAGTTATGGAGTGTTTATATTGGAGTTTATTCTCAGGAAGGGCTAGATCATATTTTAAAAATTAAGTCGAAGTTTAAATGTAAAATTATTCCTTATAATGCAAAGACCGCGAATACTTGGAGTCAGTGA
- a CDS encoding tyrosine-type recombinase/integrase, whose amino-acid sequence MNSYLKEIADFSGGQKQITFNIARHTFDTTVTLLNGIPIESLSKMLGHTNIQTTTLR is encoded by the coding sequence ATGAATAGCTATCTAAAAGAGATTGCGGACTTCAGTGGCGGACAGAAACAGATCACTTTCAATATTGCTAGGCATACATTTGATACAACGGTCACGCTATTGAATGGGATTCCTATTGAAAGCCTTTCTAAAATGCTCGGGCATACTAATATTCAGACTACAACATTACGCTAA
- a CDS encoding TonB-dependent receptor: MKKSILIIFSFLLSASFAFAQSKVTGIIKRANGTPLPRATVKVRGTNVSVSADDNGAFTIIAKQEPPFYLQVSSVGYKPQDFQVLKLQDAPLELTLVESDQLDEIVVTSRRRSESLQDVPIAVTVIGGQAAENAGAFNVNRLKELVPSVQLYASNARNTTLNIRGLGSTFGLTNDGIDPGVGFYVDGVYHARPAATSTDFLDIEQIEVIRGPQGTLFGKNTTAGAFNITTTKPTQTPTAKVELSAGNYNFIQAKASVSGGVAKDLAAKISLSGTQRDGTIWNTREERRYSGQNNLGLKGQLYYTPSDKLSVLLSGDVSIQHPAGYPLVIAGITATERSAYRQYARIISDLGYQQPKVDPFSREISTNTPWRHNQSIGGISVNVDYKIGNGTLTSTTAWRFWNWDPTNDRDFSEFSALTKSQGNSRHDQYSQEVRYAGNIAEKVSGVIGVFALSQNLKGLAQTEEVGKDQWRFVQTANTGSQALYSTPGLLDGFGIKTNSSIKSLSTAVFAQADWEFAKNLHVLPGLRFTYDKKDVDYDRTTYGGLQTSDAALLALKAAVYSNQQFNISTNNNNLSGNLTVSYRPTTRLNVYGTFSTAYKPVGVNVGGLPTTSTGDADLSVAVVKPEYVQHYELGVKSKPVKGGLLNVTVFNTDIKDYQTNVQSPQLGVNRGYLANAEKVKVKGLEVDGSYQLERFLTLNAAVAYLDGKYVKFTNAPLPLEETGHTEIINNVSTQVAFKDASGGRLPGISKWNISGGAETSTAGKLSTQEGRYFIAGDVSYRSEYSSNPTPSSVLNVQGYALLNARIGFKSDKFSFFFWSRNIANKNYYEQLQAAAGNSGLYAGVLGDPRTYGGTLRFNF, encoded by the coding sequence ATGAAAAAAAGTATACTAATTATCTTTTCATTTCTGCTTTCGGCAAGCTTTGCCTTCGCCCAAAGCAAAGTAACGGGGATTATAAAGCGTGCAAACGGTACTCCGCTACCTCGTGCCACCGTTAAAGTTAGGGGAACTAATGTCTCGGTAAGCGCAGACGACAATGGCGCATTTACCATCATCGCTAAACAGGAGCCTCCTTTTTACCTTCAGGTAAGTTCCGTGGGTTACAAACCGCAGGATTTTCAAGTGCTGAAGCTTCAGGACGCGCCGCTGGAGTTAACGCTTGTAGAAAGCGATCAACTGGATGAAATTGTGGTAACTTCCCGAAGACGTTCAGAGTCTTTACAGGATGTACCTATCGCCGTTACTGTGATCGGTGGACAAGCCGCAGAAAATGCCGGTGCTTTTAATGTGAACCGCTTAAAAGAATTGGTGCCATCAGTTCAGCTGTATGCATCTAATGCCAGAAATACCACCCTTAACATCAGGGGATTGGGCTCAACCTTTGGCTTAACGAACGACGGTATCGATCCTGGGGTAGGGTTTTACGTCGATGGGGTATACCATGCCCGTCCGGCCGCTACCTCTACAGATTTCCTTGACATTGAACAAATAGAAGTAATCCGCGGGCCTCAAGGTACTTTGTTCGGAAAAAATACCACTGCGGGAGCATTCAACATCACTACCACTAAACCTACGCAAACACCAACAGCAAAAGTTGAACTCAGTGCCGGAAATTATAATTTTATCCAGGCCAAAGCCTCTGTTTCAGGCGGGGTAGCTAAGGATCTCGCGGCAAAAATATCACTCTCCGGTACGCAAAGGGACGGTACGATCTGGAATACCAGAGAAGAACGCCGCTACAGTGGACAAAACAACCTTGGTTTAAAAGGTCAGTTATATTATACACCTTCTGATAAATTATCGGTCTTGCTAAGCGGCGATGTGAGCATCCAGCATCCTGCAGGTTACCCACTTGTTATTGCCGGCATCACTGCCACAGAAAGAAGTGCTTACCGTCAGTATGCACGTATTATATCCGATTTGGGTTATCAGCAGCCTAAAGTTGATCCGTTCTCACGGGAAATCAGTACCAATACACCCTGGAGGCACAACCAATCCATTGGCGGGATCTCTGTTAACGTAGATTATAAAATCGGTAATGGAACATTAACTTCTACCACGGCATGGAGATTCTGGAACTGGGACCCTACCAATGACAGGGATTTCTCTGAATTTTCTGCCCTTACCAAATCACAAGGTAACTCCCGCCACGACCAGTATTCACAAGAAGTTAGGTATGCGGGTAACATCGCAGAAAAAGTTAGTGGTGTAATTGGTGTATTTGCTTTGAGCCAAAACCTGAAAGGTTTAGCACAAACAGAAGAAGTTGGTAAAGATCAGTGGAGATTTGTGCAAACGGCTAATACGGGTTCGCAAGCTTTATATTCTACTCCAGGGTTGTTAGATGGTTTTGGGATCAAAACCAACTCCTCCATTAAATCTTTAAGTACAGCTGTATTTGCGCAGGCAGATTGGGAATTTGCGAAAAACCTGCATGTTTTACCAGGTTTAAGGTTTACCTATGATAAAAAGGATGTAGATTATGACAGGACCACCTACGGGGGCTTACAAACAAGCGATGCTGCTTTACTTGCACTTAAAGCTGCTGTTTACAGCAATCAGCAATTTAACATCAGCACCAATAACAACAACCTTTCTGGTAACCTTACCGTTTCTTACCGCCCTACAACCAGGCTAAACGTTTACGGAACATTTTCTACAGCTTACAAACCTGTTGGTGTTAACGTAGGTGGTTTACCTACCACCAGCACTGGAGATGCTGATTTGTCTGTTGCGGTAGTAAAACCTGAATACGTTCAGCACTATGAATTAGGTGTTAAATCAAAACCTGTTAAAGGTGGATTGTTGAATGTAACTGTCTTTAATACGGATATTAAAGACTACCAAACCAATGTGCAGTCTCCACAATTGGGGGTAAACAGGGGATACCTGGCCAATGCAGAAAAAGTGAAAGTAAAAGGTTTAGAGGTTGATGGAAGTTATCAGCTGGAAAGGTTCTTAACCTTAAACGCTGCGGTTGCCTACCTTGATGGTAAATATGTGAAATTCACAAATGCACCACTACCTTTAGAAGAAACAGGACATACAGAAATCATCAATAATGTATCTACCCAGGTTGCTTTTAAAGATGCTTCTGGTGGCAGGTTGCCTGGAATCTCTAAATGGAATATTTCTGGTGGGGCCGAGACAAGCACTGCTGGTAAATTGTCTACGCAGGAGGGAAGATATTTTATCGCTGGTGATGTAAGCTACCGTTCTGAGTATTCTTCAAATCCAACACCATCAAGTGTATTGAATGTGCAAGGATATGCGTTATTAAATGCCAGAATAGGTTTTAAATCAGATAAGTTTTCTTTCTTCTTCTGGAGCAGAAATATTGCCAACAAAAATTACTACGAGCAATTACAGGCTGCGGCGGGTAATTCAGGCTTATATGCAGGAGTATTGGGTGATCCAAGAACTTACGGAGGAACCTTGCGCTTCAACTTTTAA
- a CDS encoding retron St85 family RNA-directed DNA polymerase — protein sequence MNKSNIIRLKMLGLPVMEKVDDFAELTRLSRSIIYQMSSFANEYYITYQRPKKTGGKRTISQPSRKLKALQAWILVNILNKLSVSPSCMGFEKGTSTYQNAKAHIGATAILTVDIQDFFPSISQRHVFNIFRAVGYNNLISIILSKICTFENKLPQGGPCSPKLANLVAWRLDNRLQGYVGKKGISYTRYADDLSFSGPMPSKVVRSLPFIKSIITSERFEVNDKKTRIAGPSRAKIVTGLVVGNDGVGIGREKYKLFRAKIHRLTKQTEQTNLKLLSEVHGWLAYLHSVDVKRLNKAKKYIANLKNKYPESLVSKINWK from the coding sequence ATGAACAAGTCCAATATTATTAGGCTGAAAATGCTAGGCTTACCTGTTATGGAGAAAGTCGATGATTTTGCAGAGTTAACGAGACTCTCCAGATCTATTATTTATCAGATGTCATCATTTGCGAATGAATACTACATCACATACCAGCGCCCGAAAAAAACAGGGGGAAAAAGAACGATTTCTCAACCTTCACGTAAGCTGAAAGCACTTCAAGCTTGGATTTTGGTAAATATTTTAAACAAATTAAGTGTATCTCCTTCCTGCATGGGTTTTGAAAAAGGAACTTCAACTTATCAAAACGCAAAAGCACACATTGGTGCTACTGCGATATTAACTGTTGATATCCAAGACTTTTTCCCTTCTATCAGCCAACGTCATGTTTTTAACATTTTTCGAGCTGTTGGATACAATAACCTGATTTCGATCATACTATCAAAGATCTGCACTTTCGAAAATAAATTGCCTCAAGGTGGTCCTTGTTCACCAAAGCTAGCTAACTTAGTAGCATGGAGACTGGACAACAGGTTACAGGGCTATGTAGGAAAAAAAGGAATCAGTTACACTCGATATGCTGATGACTTATCTTTTTCTGGCCCGATGCCGTCCAAAGTAGTTCGCTCACTTCCTTTCATTAAAAGTATCATTACTAGTGAACGTTTTGAAGTTAATGACAAAAAGACCCGAATAGCTGGACCTTCCCGAGCAAAGATCGTGACTGGGCTTGTAGTAGGAAACGATGGTGTTGGAATTGGTAGGGAAAAGTATAAACTGTTTCGAGCTAAAATTCACAGGCTAACCAAGCAGACTGAGCAAACGAATTTAAAATTATTATCTGAGGTGCATGGTTGGCTAGCCTACCTGCATAGCGTGGATGTAAAAAGGCTGAATAAGGCTAAGAAATATATTGCTAACTTGAAAAACAAATATCCAGAAAGCTTAGTTAGTAAAATCAATTGGAAATAG
- a CDS encoding antibiotic biosynthesis monooxygenase gives MAIHVAITRKILPGKEQEFKESLRNFLGQSFIHDGVHGAAIISSFPGADSNEIGILRTFKDEKERDVFYNSEQFRQWENYASNLTEAAVYRQLTGLEAWFRSSTPPPRWKMAIATLCGVFPTSIFLYYTTGRFLIHLPVPFRLLVTATLMVGILTWVVMPFVTKILKPWLTSK, from the coding sequence ATGGCCATACACGTCGCAATCACCCGCAAAATTCTTCCCGGAAAAGAACAGGAATTTAAAGAATCCCTGCGCAATTTTCTTGGCCAGTCATTTATCCACGACGGCGTACACGGCGCGGCAATCATTTCTTCCTTTCCAGGAGCAGACAGTAATGAAATCGGTATCTTAAGAACCTTCAAAGACGAAAAAGAACGCGATGTCTTTTACAATTCTGAGCAGTTCCGGCAATGGGAAAACTATGCCTCCAACCTGACAGAAGCAGCGGTTTACCGACAACTAACAGGCCTTGAAGCCTGGTTTCGTTCCTCAACTCCACCGCCCAGGTGGAAAATGGCTATCGCCACATTGTGCGGCGTATTTCCAACAAGCATCTTCCTGTACTACACCACCGGCCGGTTTCTAATACACCTGCCCGTCCCATTCAGACTACTTGTTACGGCCACGCTGATGGTCGGAATCTTAACATGGGTCGTTATGCCATTTGTGACCAAAATATTAAAACCTTGGCTCACCAGTAAATAA
- a CDS encoding helix-turn-helix domain-containing protein, translated as MANKDLLTNEKELRKIGLRLKSLRKSSGYSSPDKFSYDNNLNRSQYGKYEAGSANITIGTLIGILNCFGVSLSEFFNEEYNLNK; from the coding sequence ATGGCAAATAAGGACCTTTTAACAAATGAAAAAGAGCTAAGGAAAATAGGTTTAAGGCTTAAAAGTCTCCGTAAGTCCAGCGGATATAGCAGCCCAGATAAGTTTTCCTATGACAATAATCTAAATCGCTCCCAGTATGGTAAATATGAGGCGGGGAGTGCTAACATAACGATTGGGACGTTGATTGGTATTCTTAATTGTTTCGGGGTGAGTTTAAGTGAGTTCTTCAACGAAGAATATAACCTAAATAAATAA
- a CDS encoding VOC family protein, with translation MQQRITVLTIGANDLAAMQAFYQDILGWKPVAKNADIVFYQMNGFLLSIAKKERLSEFLGVKLGERGPITIGHNVATEQEVTALYEEFIAKGVTILKEPTTPPFGGLFFYFQDVEGNVLEVACNSFVLLDDVKNVVGHKSINDL, from the coding sequence ATGCAACAAAGAATTACGGTATTAACTATTGGCGCAAATGATCTGGCTGCAATGCAAGCCTTTTATCAGGATATACTGGGATGGAAACCTGTTGCAAAAAATGCGGATATTGTTTTTTATCAGATGAACGGCTTTCTGCTGAGTATCGCCAAAAAAGAGCGTCTTTCGGAGTTTCTCGGTGTTAAACTGGGTGAACGTGGCCCGATTACTATAGGTCACAATGTAGCTACTGAACAAGAAGTAACTGCGCTCTATGAGGAATTTATTGCCAAAGGTGTAACGATATTGAAAGAACCAACTACGCCACCTTTTGGAGGTTTATTTTTTTATTTTCAGGATGTTGAAGGGAATGTTCTAGAAGTTGCCTGTAACTCGTTTGTATTGCTTGATGATGTGAAAAACGTAGTCGGTCACAAGTCTATAAATGATCTTTAA
- a CDS encoding phage integrase SAM-like domain-containing protein produces METLVGSEFSKRTAECYRTSLKHTVEFLQWKYNISDIDIRKVDHAFITEYDFYLRSVRKCANNSAVKYLKNFGKIILICLTNGLLATEPFQNYKNKINKVDRV; encoded by the coding sequence ATGGAAACTTTGGTGGGATCTGAGTTTTCTAAAAGGACTGCGGAGTGTTACAGAACCTCTCTAAAGCATACCGTGGAGTTTTTACAATGGAAATACAACATTAGTGATATAGACATTAGAAAAGTAGACCATGCTTTTATAACTGAATATGATTTTTACTTACGATCTGTACGAAAATGCGCCAATAACTCTGCGGTGAAATACTTGAAGAACTTCGGCAAGATTATTCTTATTTGCCTTACCAACGGGTTACTGGCTACCGAACCATTTCAAAACTACAAAAACAAGATTAACAAGGTTGATCGGGTGTAG
- a CDS encoding retron St85 family effector protein — MSQKHTEQLRLQKNELSLTECKVITDRIMKYIFEPARNSKTTIFLCGKDISDLSSIRYKISDLLGTILWYGDYDIIYPEDIFETLLYKSNSEDLLSLENLLADSVDVVVVIPESAGSFAELGAFANNEKLRKKMVCVLDKKYHKDKSFINQGPVKLLKRTNHKAVVHVDPELLNTPTSTLIGFPSITRNPELEKVVSAIRNVKKNISKSEKKLTLLSVDRFLLPAIYLLEPVGKMTLTHMTAIVTENEIFASSITETALSMLIKKRWVQSTAEGYRLTSSGVNAFLSYKANKNINVTNRTKDIDNLRLEILNLTYRNKKLRV; from the coding sequence ATGAGTCAAAAGCATACAGAACAATTGCGGTTGCAGAAAAATGAATTGTCCCTCACCGAATGTAAGGTCATCACTGACAGGATAATGAAGTACATATTTGAGCCTGCTCGCAATTCCAAAACAACTATCTTCCTCTGTGGCAAAGATATATCTGACCTAAGTAGTATCCGATATAAAATCTCAGATCTTTTGGGTACTATCCTATGGTATGGAGATTATGATATTATCTATCCGGAAGATATTTTTGAAACATTACTATATAAATCAAATTCTGAAGACTTACTATCTTTGGAAAACTTGTTGGCAGATAGTGTTGACGTTGTGGTGGTGATACCCGAAAGCGCAGGTTCTTTTGCGGAGCTAGGCGCTTTCGCTAACAATGAAAAACTCCGAAAGAAAATGGTTTGTGTGCTGGACAAAAAATATCATAAAGATAAAAGTTTTATTAACCAAGGTCCGGTTAAATTACTCAAAAGAACTAATCATAAAGCAGTTGTTCATGTTGATCCAGAACTACTAAATACACCTACCTCCACGCTGATTGGATTTCCTAGCATTACTCGTAATCCTGAACTAGAAAAAGTAGTTTCAGCTATTAGAAACGTCAAAAAGAACATATCAAAATCTGAAAAAAAACTCACTTTATTAAGTGTCGACCGCTTTCTGCTTCCCGCAATTTACCTCCTAGAGCCTGTTGGTAAGATGACCCTAACCCATATGACAGCTATTGTTACTGAAAATGAAATTTTTGCTTCTAGTATTACAGAAACCGCACTGAGCATGCTGATAAAAAAACGTTGGGTGCAATCTACCGCCGAGGGATATAGGCTAACTAGCAGTGGAGTTAATGCCTTTTTGAGTTATAAAGCCAATAAAAACATTAATGTTACAAATAGAACCAAAGATATTGATAATTTACGCTTAGAAATATTAAATTTGACATATAGAAACAAAAAATTGAGGGTATAG